TCCAGCCGACCGCGCTCAGCTCGGGCACGGCCGTCGTGGAGATCTACGTCCCCGAGGCCGAGGTCAGCAACGGCGTGACCACGGCGTGGGTGGTGCTCGCGGGCGTCGGCATCGCCCTGATCATCGGCTCGGTGGCGGTCGCGGACCGGCTCGGCGTACGCATGGTGCAGCCCGCCAAACGCCTGGTGGGCGCCGCGCACGACCTCGGCGAGGGCAAGCTGGGGGCACGGGTCCCGGAGGAGGGGCCCACCGAACTGCGGCTCGCCGCGGTGGCGTTCAACTCGATGGCCGACCAGGTCGTCCAACTCCTCGCCAACGAGCGGGAGCTCGCGGCCGACCTCTCCCACCGCCTGCGGACGCCGCTGACGGTCCTGCGGCTCAACGCGGCCTCGCTCGGCGAAGGACCCGCGGCGGAGCAGACCCGTACCGCGGTCGAGACGCTGGAGCGCGAGGTCGACACGATCATCCGTACCGCCCGCGACGCGAAACCGCAGACCGCGACGGCCGGACCCGGCACGGGCTGCGACGCCGCCGAGGTCATCCGGGAGCGGATGGCCTTCTGGTCGGCGCTCGCCGAGGACGAGGGCCGCGAGGTCCGGGTCGCGGGCGTCGACCGGCCGGTCCGCATCCCCGTCGCCCGTCCCGAACTGGTCGCCGCCCTCGACGCGCTGCTCGGCAACGTCTTCCGGCACACGCCGGAGGGCACGGCGTTCTCGGTGGACGTCCACAACGGCGAGGACGCCGTGATCGTGCTCGTCTCCGACGCGGGCCCCGGCATCGCCGACCCCGAGGCCGCGCTCGCCCGGGGCGCGGGCTCCGGCGAGGACGGCTCCACGGGCCTCGGCCTCGACATCGTGCGCCGCCTCGCCGAGTCCACGGGCGGCGACCTCCGCATCGGCAGCTCGGTCCTCGGCGGCACGGAGGTCCGCCTCTGGATACAGCTGGACGCCCGCCGCCCCGGCGAGGGACGCCGGGGACACCGCGGCCCCGCAGTACGCCGCCGCAAGCGCCCGGCCGGCACCGCCTGAGACGCCGCGCTTCCCCGGGGTGGCCCTCAGCGGCGTGCGGCCAGGTCCAGCGTCCACCACGGGCCGCCGGGGCCGCGGGCCACGCCGACGCCCGCGTCGGTGTAGCGGCAGGTGAGGACGACGGTCCGGTGGGACGGGCTGCGCAGCCACGTCCGTACGGCGGCGCGTGCCGTGTCCGGCCCCGACGCGATGACCTCGCCGGTGGGGCCCGCCCGGAATCCGGCGGCCCGCATGCGGCCGGGCGGGCGGCTGCCGTCGGATCCGGTGTGGCTGAGGCGCTCGTGGCGTGACATGTCGGCGCTGTGCCGCTGAGCGGCCCGGCTGAGGGAGACCCGCAGCCGCACGGGCCGGCAGCCCGCTCCGGCCCGCTGCCGATTGACCTCTTCGACCAGGTCGGCCGGGCGGGGGCGCCACTGGGCGGGCGCCGCCCATGAGGGCGACGGGCAGGCGGGCAGCGTCGCGAGGAGAACGATTCCTGTGATCAGCGCTCTACGGTGCGTACGAGTCATGTCCCCAGGTTCTCCGGGATGGCCCTGGGCCGCCTGTCGTGCGTCGACGTCGTCGTCGGCGTGCCCCAGCCCTTAATCGACCCCCATCCCTCCCTTAAGCGCACCCTAAGAACCTCAACTCGGCGCCCGGATAACCGATTTGTCGTTTCCGGCGGAGCTAGCTTGATCGCACCCCCACGCACCCCCACCCCCGTACAGCTAAGGCAGGAACGCGATGAGCAGCACGCACCGGCGCACGGTGAGCACCCGGTCCAAGGTCATCGGCGGTCTCGTCGCCGCGTCCCTCGTCGGCGGCGGCGCCTTCCTCTTCTCCGGCACGGCACTGGCGACGAAGGCCCCGGCCGAGAAGCCCGCAGAGGGAACCGGGGCTGCGGCCCCCGCCAGGTTCGCCCCCTTCGTCGACACCTCCCTCGCCCCGGCCTACGACCTCCTCGACACGGCGGAGAAGACCGGCGTGAAGGAGTTCAACCTGGCCTTCGTCACCTCCGGCGGCGGCTGCGAGCCGCTCTGGGGCGGCGCCACCGGTCTCGGTGACGACAAGGTGGCCGCTCAGATCGACGGCCTGCGCGCCAAGGGCGGCGACGTCCGGGTCTCCTTCGGCGG
The window above is part of the Streptomyces venezuelae genome. Proteins encoded here:
- a CDS encoding sensor histidine kinase, translated to MRWALVKVCLAVTTMVVVAFAVPLGLVVKEMARDRAISNAERHGAGMGPTLSITTDREELTRAVASSEAGGDGRMAVYVPAVGDAEAFEVGDPRAGARAVEATRKEGRARTTGVPGGFVVLQPTALSSGTAVVEIYVPEAEVSNGVTTAWVVLAGVGIALIIGSVAVADRLGVRMVQPAKRLVGAAHDLGEGKLGARVPEEGPTELRLAAVAFNSMADQVVQLLANERELAADLSHRLRTPLTVLRLNAASLGEGPAAEQTRTAVETLEREVDTIIRTARDAKPQTATAGPGTGCDAAEVIRERMAFWSALAEDEGREVRVAGVDRPVRIPVARPELVAALDALLGNVFRHTPEGTAFSVDVHNGEDAVIVLVSDAGPGIADPEAALARGAGSGEDGSTGLGLDIVRRLAESTGGDLRIGSSVLGGTEVRLWIQLDARRPGEGRRGHRGPAVRRRKRPAGTA
- a CDS encoding CAP domain-containing protein, with the translated sequence MTRTHRRALITGIVLLATLPACPSPSWAAPAQWRPRPADLVEEVNRQRAGAGCRPVRLRVSLSRAAQRHSADMSRHERLSHTGSDGSRPPGRMRAAGFRAGPTGEVIASGPDTARAAVRTWLRSPSHRTVVLTCRYTDAGVGVARGPGGPWWTLDLAARR